The following proteins come from a genomic window of Sphaerisporangium rubeum:
- a CDS encoding endonuclease/exonuclease/phosphatase family protein has protein sequence MRDIDTAVPERSRPLERLSERLTPRRAATLTLALGMVLLTDVLGVFLPSLITLYGQAGSTPPERMGLFAALWFVLPFAAIPLTRLAGPRAVLLGGAAVLCAARLALQGPVTGMPQLYVAGAGVTAALVFLYGCARMVPRPAVATGLAGGLAAAGVLHLALDQVDAVWRDGPVVYVAVATGCAVFLVCAWHVVAAKDVAPAGVWAVLGPVVALHGMLLTPLGLADRPRAEQAGPWQVAVVAAALVAAQFLLVSFAARPPRPAWVMAVLLPVAAGALLPVESPLVALLVAPALGACLGTAGLPRTGGAARGGATLLGGMLIFLVAVFLYYAAYDTDLGFPNAVVPAVLGALTGLVALRAGGSSGTAARPRPYRLAVVAAVTAVAVAALTWRPLPAVQPAVRTAAGPEFTLIAYNIRMGFGLSGTLDLDRIAGWARSERPDVVLLSEVDRGWLLNGGHDDLARIAKGLGMRYHFAPAADALWGDALLTNLPVRQITSHPLGRHDHPTGAQAQAAVVEIGGQEVGIVGTHLQATAGQAPEVAAIAADLARGATTGAAGTARASGPVTRRVLLAGDLNVTKDDQEMRVLEGAGLTDPLIGLGDPPTSPADAPVQRIDHVLLGAGLTAVSAKVPRVTYSDHLPVVVRLRLSDLRQAG, from the coding sequence ATGCGCGACATCGACACGGCCGTCCCCGAGCGCTCACGACCTCTGGAGCGCCTGTCGGAACGGCTCACCCCGCGCCGGGCCGCGACGCTCACGCTCGCGCTCGGCATGGTGCTGCTGACCGACGTGCTCGGTGTGTTCCTGCCGTCGCTGATCACCCTGTACGGCCAGGCGGGGTCAACTCCCCCGGAACGCATGGGGCTGTTCGCGGCGCTGTGGTTCGTGCTGCCGTTCGCCGCGATCCCGCTGACCCGCCTGGCCGGGCCTCGTGCGGTGCTGCTCGGCGGCGCGGCGGTGCTGTGCGCGGCCCGCCTCGCGCTCCAGGGGCCGGTGACCGGCATGCCGCAGCTGTACGTGGCCGGCGCCGGGGTCACCGCCGCGCTGGTCTTCCTGTACGGCTGCGCGCGCATGGTCCCGCGGCCCGCCGTGGCGACCGGACTGGCCGGCGGTCTCGCCGCGGCCGGGGTGCTCCATCTGGCGCTGGACCAGGTGGACGCGGTCTGGCGGGACGGGCCGGTGGTGTACGTCGCCGTCGCCACCGGATGCGCCGTCTTCCTGGTGTGCGCGTGGCACGTCGTGGCCGCCAAGGACGTCGCGCCTGCCGGGGTGTGGGCCGTGCTCGGGCCGGTGGTCGCGCTGCACGGCATGCTGCTCACGCCGCTCGGCCTGGCCGACCGGCCGCGTGCGGAGCAGGCGGGGCCGTGGCAGGTGGCGGTCGTCGCGGCGGCGCTGGTCGCGGCACAGTTCCTGCTGGTGTCGTTCGCGGCCCGGCCACCCCGGCCCGCGTGGGTGATGGCGGTGCTGCTGCCGGTGGCGGCGGGAGCCCTGCTGCCGGTCGAGTCGCCGCTGGTCGCCCTGCTGGTCGCTCCCGCGCTCGGGGCCTGCCTCGGGACGGCGGGGCTGCCTCGGACCGGCGGCGCGGCACGCGGCGGCGCGACGCTGCTCGGCGGGATGCTGATCTTCCTGGTGGCCGTGTTCCTCTACTACGCCGCCTACGACACCGATCTCGGCTTCCCCAACGCCGTGGTGCCCGCGGTTCTCGGCGCGCTGACCGGCCTGGTGGCGCTGCGGGCCGGGGGCTCCTCCGGTACGGCGGCGCGGCCCCGGCCGTACCGCCTGGCCGTGGTGGCGGCGGTCACCGCGGTGGCGGTGGCGGCGCTGACGTGGCGGCCCCTGCCTGCGGTACAGCCCGCGGTGCGCACGGCGGCCGGGCCGGAGTTCACGCTGATCGCGTACAACATCAGGATGGGTTTCGGCCTGTCCGGCACCCTGGACCTGGACAGGATCGCCGGTTGGGCCAGGAGCGAACGGCCGGACGTGGTGCTGCTGTCGGAGGTCGACCGGGGGTGGCTGCTCAACGGCGGCCACGACGACCTCGCGAGGATCGCCAAGGGGCTCGGCATGCGGTACCACTTCGCGCCGGCCGCCGACGCGCTGTGGGGAGACGCGCTGCTCACCAACCTGCCGGTGCGGCAGATCACGTCCCACCCGCTCGGCCGGCACGACCACCCGACCGGCGCGCAGGCGCAGGCGGCGGTCGTGGAGATCGGCGGACAGGAGGTGGGGATCGTCGGCACCCACCTGCAGGCCACCGCAGGACAGGCCCCCGAGGTCGCCGCCATCGCCGCCGACCTGGCACGCGGCGCGACCACCGGGGCCGCCGGGACGGCGAGGGCCTCGGGGCCGGTGACGCGGCGCGTGCTGCTGGCGGGGGACCTCAACGTCACCAAGGACGACCAGGAGATGCGGGTGCTGGAGGGGGCCGGGCTCACCGATCCGCTGATCGGGCTCGGCGACCCGCCGACGTCTCCTGCGGACGCGCCGGTCCAGCGCATCGACCACGTGCTGCTCGGCGCGGGCCTGACGGCCGTGTCGGCGAAGGTACCGAGGGTGACGTACTCCGATCACCTTCCCGTTGTCGTGAGGCTGCGGCTGAGCGACCTGCGACAGGCGGGATAA
- a CDS encoding RrF2 family transcriptional regulator, with protein sequence MRLSARVDYALRAAAELAAAGSGPTTVGELAKEQELPPKYLENILLQMRRAGLVRGQRGPEGGYVLARPAAQITLADVIRAVDGPLANVRGERPEHVGYRGAARSLQEVWIALRASERMILEEVTLEQIASGTLPSRVMELAADPAAWD encoded by the coding sequence ATGCGACTTTCCGCCCGCGTCGACTACGCGCTGCGCGCCGCCGCCGAACTGGCCGCGGCCGGTAGCGGCCCCACCACGGTGGGCGAGCTCGCCAAGGAGCAGGAACTTCCCCCGAAGTACCTGGAGAACATCCTGCTTCAGATGCGCAGAGCGGGCCTCGTCCGCGGCCAGCGCGGCCCCGAAGGGGGTTACGTGCTGGCCAGACCCGCCGCGCAGATCACGCTCGCCGACGTCATCCGTGCCGTGGACGGCCCGCTCGCCAACGTGCGCGGCGAGCGGCCCGAGCACGTCGGCTACCGTGGCGCGGCCCGCTCGCTGCAGGAGGTGTGGATCGCGCTGCGCGCCAGCGAGCGCATGATCCTCGAAGAAGTCACCTTGGAGCAGATCGCCTCAGGCACGCTGCCGTCCAGGGTGATGGAGCTCGCGGCCGACCCCGCCGCCTGGGACTGA
- a CDS encoding Fpg/Nei family DNA glycosylase translates to MPEGDAVHRTAVRLRAALDGRVLVRSDFRVPRHATADLSGRAVLTTESRGKHLLTRIEGGLTVHTHLRMDGTWRVQRAGTPVRRGDAVRLVLVNDLRQAVGVKLGMVDLVPTDQEDRLVGHLGPDLLDPSWSAGHAERAAANLAGHPAATIGEALLDQRNVAGLGTIWRAETLFLAGLSPHRPVADVPDLLKVVDLAHRLLFSAKDASGGPVTTGDPRPGHRLWAYGRAGRPCLRCGTRMLGGELGEGPYERVIFYCPACQP, encoded by the coding sequence GTGCCCGAAGGCGACGCCGTCCACCGGACCGCAGTCCGCCTGCGCGCCGCCTTGGACGGCAGGGTCCTGGTCCGCAGCGACTTCCGCGTGCCGCGGCACGCCACGGCGGACCTGTCGGGCCGGGCCGTGCTGACCACCGAGTCCCGGGGCAAGCACCTGCTGACCCGGATCGAAGGCGGGCTGACCGTGCACACGCATCTGCGCATGGACGGCACGTGGCGGGTGCAGCGGGCCGGCACGCCGGTGCGGCGCGGCGACGCCGTGCGCCTGGTGCTGGTCAACGATCTGCGGCAGGCGGTCGGCGTGAAGCTCGGCATGGTGGACCTCGTGCCGACCGACCAGGAGGACCGCCTGGTGGGCCACCTCGGCCCCGACCTGCTCGATCCGTCGTGGAGCGCCGGTCACGCCGAGCGTGCCGCCGCCAACCTGGCAGGTCACCCGGCGGCGACCATCGGCGAAGCCCTGCTCGACCAGCGCAACGTGGCCGGTCTCGGCACCATCTGGCGCGCCGAGACCCTGTTCCTCGCGGGCCTGTCGCCGCACCGGCCCGTCGCGGACGTCCCTGACCTGCTCAAGGTGGTGGATCTGGCGCACCGGCTGCTGTTCTCCGCCAAGGACGCGTCCGGCGGTCCGGTCACGACCGGCGATCCGCGTCCGGGGCACCGCCTGTGGGCCTACGGCCGCGCGGGCCGTCCGTGCCTGCGCTGCGGCACGCGCATGCTCGGGGGCGAGCTCGGAGAAGGCCCGTACGAGCGCGTGATCTTCTACTGTCCCGCCTGCCAGCCGTGA
- a CDS encoding helix-turn-helix domain-containing protein, which yields MVLLRQLLGDVLRRLRVRQARTLREVSTVARVSLGYLSEVERGQKEASSELLASICGALGVPLSQVLREVSDQFALAELQHAPVLADVPEHERLPMSETVSSTMSGPEFDGFPEVKDMVAA from the coding sequence ATGGTCCTGCTGCGTCAGCTGCTCGGTGACGTCCTGCGGCGGCTGAGGGTGCGGCAGGCCCGCACCCTTCGAGAAGTCTCCACCGTGGCACGTGTCTCCCTCGGCTACCTGTCCGAGGTGGAGCGTGGCCAGAAGGAGGCGTCATCGGAGCTGCTCGCGTCGATCTGCGGCGCTCTCGGCGTGCCGCTGTCGCAGGTGCTCCGCGAGGTGTCCGACCAGTTCGCACTGGCCGAGCTCCAGCACGCACCCGTCCTGGCCGACGTTCCCGAGCACGAGCGTCTGCCTATGTCCGAGACCGTGTCCAGCACGATGTCAGGTCCGGAGTTCGACGGCTTCCCCGAAGTCAAGGACATGGTCGCCGCCTAG